Proteins encoded within one genomic window of Granulicella pectinivorans:
- a CDS encoding lysine--tRNA ligase, with amino-acid sequence MSQSEFEIAQYALRRQKLEQIGRLAVDNGFAKTEAEATYPNAYAATATIPELRRNYDPLTAETLDAHPIEVSVAGRIMAIRVQGKAGFAQLQQGGQRFQIYVRKDDVGESLFALYKLLDLGDHIGVRGHLFRTRTGELTIHVRPVATPDGALLPAITFLAKSMLALPDKYHGLEDTELRYRQRYVDLIMNSGATKPPAPAPAAPAPTETATDPTEARASIQATELSTPPAPVEEETAPNVRAVFVKRAAVLRALRSFFDQRGYIEVETPMLVGIAGGAAARPFVTHHNALDLDLSLRIAPELYLKRLVVGGFDRVYEINRNFRNEGIDTSHNPEFTMLEFYQAYANYHDLMDLTQEIVQHVAMEVNGTTITNFDGNEIDLSNWTKLSMREAIIKWWPNMLDRPNHEVFSSLESFCKWWEPWEIRTVVMEHVPDDGIGLARHLQFREFVSKLSRGLRDGAISFGKAITEIFEYLAEPELIQPTIIYDFPLAVSPLSKQKPDEPDWVERFEFYIGGFEVGNAFSELNDPDEQRKRFEDQLKERDRGDDEAHHMDEDYVRALGYGLPPTGGEGIGIDRLTMLLTGSKSIRDVILFPLMRPIKPQAAPEE; translated from the coding sequence GTGTCTCAATCCGAATTCGAAATCGCCCAGTACGCCCTCCGCCGCCAGAAGCTCGAACAGATCGGTCGCCTCGCCGTCGACAATGGCTTCGCCAAAACGGAGGCCGAGGCCACCTATCCCAACGCCTACGCCGCCACCGCGACCATCCCGGAGCTTCGCCGCAACTACGATCCCCTCACCGCCGAGACCCTCGATGCCCATCCCATCGAAGTCTCCGTCGCCGGCCGCATCATGGCTATCCGCGTCCAGGGCAAGGCCGGCTTCGCACAGCTCCAGCAAGGCGGCCAGCGCTTCCAGATCTACGTCCGGAAAGACGACGTCGGCGAGAGCCTCTTCGCGCTCTACAAGCTCCTCGACCTCGGCGACCACATCGGCGTCCGCGGCCACCTCTTCCGCACCCGCACCGGCGAACTGACCATCCACGTCCGGCCCGTAGCCACGCCCGACGGCGCACTCCTGCCCGCCATCACCTTCCTCGCCAAGTCCATGCTCGCCCTCCCCGACAAGTACCACGGCCTCGAGGACACCGAGCTCCGCTACCGCCAGCGCTACGTTGACCTCATCATGAACTCCGGCGCGACCAAGCCGCCCGCCCCTGCGCCAGCCGCACCCGCGCCAACAGAGACCGCCACCGACCCCACCGAAGCCCGCGCCTCCATCCAGGCCACCGAACTCTCGACCCCGCCAGCGCCCGTCGAAGAAGAGACTGCTCCCAACGTCCGCGCCGTCTTCGTCAAGCGCGCAGCCGTCCTCCGCGCCCTGCGCTCCTTCTTCGACCAGCGCGGCTACATCGAAGTCGAAACCCCCATGCTGGTCGGCATCGCCGGCGGCGCCGCGGCCCGCCCCTTCGTCACCCACCACAACGCCCTCGACCTCGACCTGAGCCTTCGCATCGCCCCCGAGCTCTACCTCAAGCGCCTCGTCGTCGGCGGCTTCGACCGTGTCTACGAGATCAACCGCAACTTCCGCAACGAGGGCATCGACACCAGCCACAACCCCGAGTTCACCATGCTCGAGTTCTACCAGGCCTACGCCAACTACCACGACCTGATGGACCTCACCCAGGAGATCGTCCAGCACGTAGCCATGGAGGTGAACGGAACCACCATCACAAACTTCGACGGCAACGAGATCGACCTGAGCAACTGGACCAAGCTCTCCATGCGTGAAGCCATCATCAAGTGGTGGCCAAACATGCTTGATCGCCCGAATCATGAGGTTTTTTCATCATTGGAATCTTTCTGCAAATGGTGGGAACCATGGGAAATTCGCACCGTCGTTATGGAGCATGTGCCCGATGACGGTATCGGTTTAGCGCGACACCTTCAGTTCAGAGAGTTTGTCAGTAAGTTGAGCAGAGGTCTGCGGGACGGAGCCATCTCGTTCGGAAAAGCTATTACGGAAATATTCGAGTACCTCGCTGAGCCGGAACTCATCCAGCCCACCATCATCTACGACTTCCCCCTAGCCGTAAGCCCCTTATCCAAGCAAAAGCCCGACGAACCCGACTGGGTCGAGCGTTTCGAGTTCTACATCGGCGGCTTCGAGGTAGGCAACGCCTTCTCCGAGCTCAACGACCCCGACGAGCAGCGCAAGCGGTTCGAGGACCAGCTCAAGGAACGCGATCGCGGCGACGACGAAGCCCACCACATGGACGAGGACTACGTACGGGCTCTCGGCTACGGCCTGCCCCCCACCGGAGGCGAAGGCATCGGCATCGACCGCCTCACCATGCTCCTCACCGGATCGAAGTCCATCCGCGACGTCATCCTCTTCCCCCTCATGCGCCCCATCAAGCCCCAAGCCGCTCCGGAAGAATAA
- a CDS encoding RrF2 family transcriptional regulator — translation MAMSGQFRLGLRLLAVLAQGPGTMHTSGAIAEELGESAVVVRRMFLLLHQAGLIEQKKGPNGGARLSVPAKQIGLGAVYSAVTPGWLVLGDPAVDSAMKKVRGAAVEAMNETSLAAVVKKMKKV, via the coding sequence ATGGCAATGAGCGGTCAGTTTCGGTTGGGTTTGAGGTTGCTGGCGGTGCTGGCACAGGGTCCGGGTACGATGCATACATCCGGCGCAATCGCGGAAGAGCTGGGTGAGAGCGCGGTGGTGGTGCGAAGGATGTTTCTGCTGCTGCACCAGGCCGGGCTGATCGAGCAGAAAAAAGGCCCGAATGGTGGGGCGCGTCTGTCGGTGCCGGCCAAGCAGATTGGGCTGGGCGCAGTGTACTCGGCGGTAACGCCGGGGTGGCTGGTGCTGGGGGATCCGGCGGTGGATTCGGCGATGAAGAAGGTGCGCGGAGCGGCGGTTGAGGCGATGAATGAGACCTCGCTGGCAGCCGTGGTGAAGAAGATGAAGAAGGTCTAA
- a CDS encoding TIGR00282 family metallophosphoesterase, with translation MNILFVGDVFGSAGRHIVREHLPHVVESNAVDLLIINGENAAGGFGLTPSLAEDLFDLGAHVITTGNHIWDKREIFDYMSVPADSHDRPRRVLRPANYAHGTPGFGFYQGALADGTEYAVMNMQGRVFMSACDDPFRKADELLSKITAKVILLDIHAEASSEKVALGWYLDGRVTAVLGTHTHIPTADERILPMGTAYQTDVGMSGPYDSVIGVEKELVLQRFLTGMPGKFEAAKGNPKMCAALIHCDPTTGRAHHIQRIMLGE, from the coding sequence GTGAATATCCTCTTTGTAGGCGACGTCTTCGGCTCTGCCGGTCGCCATATCGTCCGCGAGCACCTCCCACACGTCGTCGAATCGAACGCCGTAGACCTTCTCATCATCAACGGCGAAAACGCTGCCGGTGGCTTCGGCCTCACGCCCTCCCTCGCCGAAGACCTCTTCGACCTCGGCGCCCACGTCATCACCACCGGAAACCACATCTGGGACAAGCGCGAGATCTTCGACTACATGTCCGTCCCCGCCGACTCCCATGACCGCCCCCGCCGCGTCCTGCGCCCCGCCAACTACGCCCACGGCACCCCCGGCTTCGGCTTCTACCAGGGGGCGTTGGCCGATGGAACGGAGTATGCGGTGATGAACATGCAGGGCCGCGTCTTCATGTCTGCCTGCGACGACCCGTTCCGCAAAGCGGACGAGCTTCTCAGCAAGATCACCGCCAAGGTCATCCTCCTCGACATCCACGCCGAGGCCTCGTCGGAGAAGGTCGCCCTCGGCTGGTACCTTGACGGCCGCGTCACCGCCGTCCTCGGAACCCACACTCACATCCCCACGGCCGACGAGCGCATCCTCCCCATGGGCACCGCCTACCAGACCGACGTAGGCATGTCTGGCCCCTACGACTCCGTCATCGGCGTCGAAAAGGAGTTGGTCCTCCAGCGCTTCCTCACCGGCATGCCCGGCAAGTTCGAGGCAGCCAAGGGCAACCCCAAGATGTGCGCCGCGTTGATCCACTGCGACCCCACCACAGGCCGCGCCCACCACATTCAGCGCATCATGTTGGGCGAGTAA
- a CDS encoding complex I subunit 4 family protein yields the protein MNLDSHILTIITFIPLAGAILLALLPDRGKLMQWGALAVTLITFVATLHLPAHFVYGISGYQFDQNLQWIASPNIHYHLGVDGLSMWLVVLTGFLAPLGVLISWNTISARKKTFYVLFLLQQVAMVGVFTSLDLFQYYAYWELSLVPMTILIATFGRTSNRRWAALKYFLYAFIPSAILLVGVLWVYAQTGTFDLPTIQSIVATHTLSNNPHALWLASLAFLLAFAVKVPVFPLHGWLADAISEAPTAAVMVLTGKLGLYSILRFSFGIFPDQAHCIAPWMIALGAIGIVYGGLLAITQNDLKRLAAFATLSALSFITLGIFTFTVSGLDGGIFHILSESISGAALFMLMGLLYERYGTYDIRELGGLAQKLPWIVTMFVITGLSVVGLPMLNNFVGEFLILSGTMQSAIAHHVGFAVLATTGVILSASYMLWMIQRVFYGNLGTKSASTKTWDLDLREHIALWPTVALFLAMGVASPFWIKAIDQAGTALADKPAAAPSPIKKVETETYTPVAATTEAR from the coding sequence ATGAACCTCGATTCCCATATCCTCACCATCATCACCTTCATCCCGCTCGCGGGCGCGATCCTCCTCGCGCTTCTGCCTGACCGCGGCAAGCTGATGCAGTGGGGCGCCCTCGCCGTTACGTTGATCACCTTCGTGGCGACCCTTCACCTCCCGGCACACTTCGTGTACGGCATCTCCGGCTACCAGTTCGACCAGAACCTCCAGTGGATCGCCAGCCCTAACATCCACTACCACCTCGGCGTCGACGGCCTCTCCATGTGGCTCGTCGTGCTTACCGGTTTCCTCGCACCCCTCGGTGTGCTCATTAGCTGGAACACCATCAGTGCCCGCAAGAAGACCTTCTATGTTCTCTTCCTGCTGCAGCAGGTCGCCATGGTCGGCGTCTTCACGTCGCTCGATCTCTTCCAGTACTACGCGTACTGGGAGCTGTCGCTCGTCCCGATGACCATCCTCATCGCCACCTTCGGGCGCACCTCCAACCGCCGCTGGGCCGCTCTCAAGTACTTCCTCTACGCCTTTATCCCTTCGGCCATCCTGCTCGTCGGCGTCCTCTGGGTCTACGCGCAGACCGGTACCTTCGACCTGCCCACCATCCAGTCGATCGTCGCCACTCACACGCTCTCGAACAACCCCCACGCCCTCTGGCTGGCATCGCTCGCCTTCCTGCTCGCCTTCGCCGTCAAGGTACCCGTCTTCCCGCTGCACGGCTGGCTGGCTGACGCGATCTCCGAAGCCCCCACCGCAGCCGTTATGGTCCTCACCGGTAAGCTGGGCCTTTACTCCATCCTGCGCTTTAGCTTCGGCATCTTCCCTGACCAGGCCCACTGCATCGCCCCCTGGATGATCGCGCTCGGCGCCATCGGCATCGTGTACGGCGGCCTCCTGGCCATCACCCAGAACGACCTCAAGCGCCTCGCCGCCTTCGCAACCCTCTCGGCGCTGTCGTTCATCACCCTCGGCATATTCACCTTCACGGTCTCCGGCCTCGACGGCGGTATCTTCCACATCCTCTCCGAGTCCATCTCCGGAGCCGCCCTCTTCATGCTCATGGGCCTGCTTTACGAGCGCTACGGCACCTACGACATCCGTGAGCTCGGCGGCCTCGCTCAGAAGCTCCCCTGGATCGTGACGATGTTCGTCATCACCGGACTGTCCGTCGTCGGCCTGCCCATGCTCAACAACTTCGTCGGCGAGTTCCTCATCCTCTCCGGCACCATGCAGTCCGCCATCGCGCACCACGTCGGCTTCGCCGTCCTCGCCACCACCGGCGTCATCCTCTCGGCCTCCTACATGCTCTGGATGATCCAGCGCGTATTCTACGGTAACCTCGGCACCAAGTCGGCCAGCACCAAGACCTGGGATCTCGACCTCCGCGAGCACATCGCTCTCTGGCCGACCGTGGCCCTCTTCCTCGCTATGGGCGTAGCCTCTCCCTTTTGGATCAAAGCCATCGACCAGGCCGGCACCGCACTCGCCGACAAGCCCGCCGCTGCACCCAGCCCCATCAAAAAAGTTGAAACCGAGACCTACACACCCGTAGCTGCAACGACGGAGGCCCGCTAA
- a CDS encoding AtpZ/AtpI family protein, whose protein sequence is MADEPSKKGKGALGDLVKAESMIQFAIALPAGCVIGWLLGSWGDRHFHQAWMGVVGILLGALGGFIQIFRTASGYLKRDAK, encoded by the coding sequence ATGGCTGACGAACCGTCGAAAAAAGGAAAAGGCGCGCTGGGAGATCTGGTGAAGGCTGAATCGATGATTCAGTTCGCCATTGCGTTGCCGGCCGGGTGCGTGATCGGGTGGCTGCTGGGAAGCTGGGGAGACCGGCATTTTCACCAGGCCTGGATGGGCGTGGTTGGGATTCTGCTGGGCGCGCTGGGCGGCTTCATTCAGATCTTCCGGACGGCTTCGGGGTATTTGAAGAGGGACGCCAAGTGA
- a CDS encoding ATP synthase subunit I translates to MEQFTDEDFKRTMVGAIRLMGVAAIVVSPLLWWKLGWQSALLFLVGALISGSGLWEWLRLMTAVMARMDMGGTARPMGMILVGFFLRLGLTVVVLYVSLKTLDGSVFALAGGLALGVFALSVEGLRLMKAWTV, encoded by the coding sequence ATGGAGCAGTTTACCGACGAGGATTTCAAGCGGACGATGGTGGGTGCGATCCGCCTGATGGGCGTCGCGGCGATCGTGGTGTCGCCGCTTCTGTGGTGGAAGCTAGGCTGGCAGAGTGCATTGCTTTTCCTGGTGGGCGCGCTGATTTCGGGGTCGGGGCTTTGGGAGTGGCTGCGGCTGATGACCGCCGTGATGGCTCGCATGGACATGGGCGGAACGGCCAGGCCGATGGGCATGATTCTTGTCGGTTTCTTCCTGCGGCTGGGGCTGACCGTGGTGGTGCTCTATGTTAGTCTTAAGACTCTGGATGGCTCTGTGTTTGCTCTGGCAGGCGGCCTTGCGCTGGGGGTGTTCGCACTCTCAGTCGAGGGTCTTCGATTGATGAAGGCCTGGACGGTTTAG
- a CDS encoding NADH-quinone oxidoreductase subunit N, translating into MSPNLLALLPEIILTATGVVVMLAEPCIAPGKTRKPLGWLAILGTLAAGAASWYQLQFGTISAFSGTVQVDAFSIFFQLLIAAIILVTLLGSLDFFDGPTTHAGEYFALSLFAGVGMMFMACSVELLMVFVGLEISSISTYIMAGFRKGQATGSESSLKYFLLGSFATAFFLYGVALAYGSTGSTTIAAIAAGLGATTTPRIAFLALAMIIIGLGFKVSAAPFHVWTPDVYQGAPSPVVGMMSTAPKAAAFAVLLRITFIGFPLMQRRWVVLMWAIAVLSMCIGNLGALLQRDVKRMLAYSSIAHAGYLLVAFTAFPREGIAAACFYTAAYAAMNVGAFAVITQVAGYNEQARSIDDFTGLALKRPLLAGTLSFFLLSLIGIPFTGGFFGKFYVFSAAAHAGHYWLMVIGLLNSGVACYYYLRLLVALYTRPTTDTARILTHKHVSFAAEAGLTIAVLATLGLGIFPTPILALAQRAGLAQIPAPHLVAPIAREDAAAAWCTQHQDECTTHVDSASH; encoded by the coding sequence ATGTCCCCCAACCTCCTCGCTCTTCTGCCCGAGATCATCCTCACCGCAACCGGCGTCGTTGTCATGCTCGCTGAGCCTTGCATCGCTCCCGGCAAAACGCGCAAGCCGCTCGGGTGGCTCGCCATTCTCGGCACTCTCGCTGCTGGCGCCGCAAGCTGGTATCAGCTCCAGTTCGGCACCATCTCGGCCTTCTCCGGCACCGTCCAGGTCGACGCCTTCTCGATCTTCTTCCAGCTCCTCATCGCCGCCATCATCCTCGTCACGCTGCTCGGCTCCCTCGACTTCTTCGACGGTCCCACCACGCACGCCGGCGAGTACTTCGCGCTCTCGCTCTTCGCTGGCGTCGGCATGATGTTCATGGCCTGCTCCGTCGAGCTCCTCATGGTCTTCGTCGGCCTCGAGATCTCCTCCATCTCCACCTACATCATGGCCGGCTTCCGCAAGGGACAGGCCACCGGCTCCGAGTCGTCACTCAAATACTTCCTGCTCGGCTCCTTCGCCACCGCCTTCTTCCTGTATGGCGTAGCGCTCGCCTACGGATCCACCGGATCGACCACCATCGCGGCCATTGCAGCCGGCCTCGGTGCAACGACCACGCCACGCATCGCATTCCTAGCCCTCGCCATGATCATCATAGGCCTCGGCTTCAAGGTCTCCGCTGCCCCCTTCCACGTCTGGACGCCTGACGTCTACCAGGGAGCTCCCTCCCCCGTCGTGGGCATGATGTCCACCGCCCCCAAGGCCGCAGCCTTCGCCGTCCTTCTCCGCATCACCTTCATCGGATTCCCCCTCATGCAGCGCCGCTGGGTGGTCCTCATGTGGGCGATCGCCGTGCTCTCGATGTGCATCGGCAACCTCGGGGCCCTCCTTCAGCGCGACGTCAAACGCATGCTGGCCTACTCCTCCATCGCGCACGCCGGCTACCTCCTCGTCGCCTTTACCGCCTTCCCCCGCGAGGGCATCGCCGCCGCTTGCTTCTACACCGCAGCCTACGCCGCGATGAACGTCGGCGCCTTTGCCGTCATCACCCAGGTCGCCGGCTACAACGAACAGGCCCGCTCCATCGACGACTTCACCGGCCTCGCCCTCAAGCGACCCCTCCTCGCCGGAACCCTCTCCTTCTTCCTTCTCTCGCTCATCGGAATCCCCTTCACCGGTGGTTTCTTCGGTAAGTTCTACGTCTTCTCTGCCGCCGCCCACGCCGGCCACTACTGGCTCATGGTCATTGGCCTGCTGAACTCCGGCGTCGCCTGCTACTACTACCTCCGCCTCCTGGTCGCCCTCTACACCCGCCCCACGACGGACACGGCCCGAATCCTTACCCACAAGCATGTGTCGTTTGCGGCCGAGGCTGGCCTCACGATCGCCGTCCTCGCCACCCTGGGCCTCGGCATCTTCCCCACCCCCATCCTCGCCCTCGCTCAGCGTGCCGGACTGGCTCAGATCCCCGCTCCACATCTCGTGGCACCCATAGCCCGGGAGGACGCGGCAGCCGCATGGTGTACTCAGCACCAGGATGAATGCACCACCCACGTCGACAGCGCCTCACACTAA
- a CDS encoding GNAT family N-acetyltransferase, with product MSDYLFRRMRVDEAALIGAQREAMFQAVGKPQAALDAMREPFLAWVAPKLVDGSYLGWAVELDGRVVGGAGLMVLDWPPHYLHPTDARRGYLLNVYVEDGHRGHGLARKLVEATYDGARELGIQYLVLHASEMGRPVYEKMGWTDTNEMVLILPQNLSV from the coding sequence ATGTCTGATTATTTGTTTCGGCGGATGCGGGTGGATGAGGCTGCTTTGATCGGGGCGCAGCGGGAAGCTATGTTTCAGGCTGTCGGGAAGCCGCAGGCGGCGCTGGATGCGATGCGGGAGCCGTTTCTGGCGTGGGTTGCGCCTAAGCTGGTGGATGGAAGCTACCTGGGTTGGGCGGTGGAGCTGGATGGGCGGGTCGTGGGCGGGGCGGGGTTGATGGTGCTGGACTGGCCACCGCACTATCTGCACCCTACCGATGCACGGCGCGGGTATTTGCTGAATGTGTACGTCGAGGACGGGCACAGGGGGCATGGATTGGCGCGGAAGCTGGTGGAGGCGACGTACGACGGCGCGCGGGAGCTGGGGATTCAGTACCTGGTGCTGCATGCGAGCGAGATGGGGCGACCGGTGTACGAGAAGATGGGGTGGACCGACACGAACGAGATGGTTTTGATTCTGCCGCAGAATCTTTCTGTGTGA
- a CDS encoding ATP synthase F0 subunit C, producing the protein MKVMQYVFMTLAVMLVASPAFAQTAAGDGSGQWVPLAAGLGMALAAGLCGLGQGKATASATEALARNPGARPGIFVFLILGLAFIESLALFTFVIIFLKVKAS; encoded by the coding sequence TTGAAGGTTATGCAGTACGTATTTATGACGCTGGCTGTGATGCTCGTTGCATCGCCCGCCTTTGCGCAGACCGCTGCCGGCGATGGTTCGGGCCAGTGGGTTCCCCTTGCTGCCGGTCTCGGCATGGCTCTCGCAGCCGGCCTTTGCGGACTTGGCCAGGGTAAGGCGACCGCTTCGGCGACCGAAGCGCTGGCACGCAACCCGGGTGCTCGCCCTGGAATCTTCGTGTTCCTGATTCTCGGCCTCGCGTTCATCGAGTCCCTCGCGCTGTTCACGTTCGTCATCATCTTCCTCAAGGTCAAGGCTAGCTAA
- a CDS encoding ribonuclease T2 family protein, translating to MKMKVLLIALAMLVMGVGQGKAQAPAEPGKFDFFLLNLSWSPEFCVTHPTNGQCAAKPGFILHGLWGENLDGSFPYHCSSAPGPAHPEAYADVTPDASLIGHEWDAHGTCSGMAPDAYFSLARKAFQTVAIPPELKGLDHEIMLPPSGLLEMFAKANPSFPAGSMVLSCGNNRLTAIEVCMTKGLVPMACPVGIRACRANAVKVTPQQ from the coding sequence ATGAAGATGAAAGTGTTGCTCATCGCGTTGGCGATGTTGGTCATGGGCGTTGGGCAGGGTAAGGCGCAGGCTCCGGCTGAGCCAGGGAAGTTCGATTTCTTTCTACTCAACCTTTCGTGGTCGCCTGAGTTCTGCGTGACGCATCCGACGAATGGCCAGTGTGCGGCGAAGCCTGGCTTTATTCTGCATGGGCTTTGGGGCGAGAATCTGGATGGCAGTTTTCCGTACCACTGCTCGAGTGCGCCGGGGCCGGCACACCCCGAGGCATATGCGGACGTGACGCCGGATGCGAGCCTGATCGGGCATGAGTGGGATGCGCATGGAACGTGCTCCGGGATGGCCCCGGATGCTTATTTCTCGCTCGCACGGAAGGCGTTTCAGACGGTCGCGATTCCGCCGGAGTTGAAGGGGCTGGATCACGAGATCATGTTGCCGCCTTCGGGGCTTCTGGAGATGTTCGCGAAGGCGAATCCTTCGTTTCCGGCGGGGAGCATGGTGCTGAGCTGCGGCAACAACCGTCTGACGGCGATTGAGGTTTGCATGACGAAGGGGTTAGTGCCGATGGCTTGTCCGGTGGGGATACGGGCCTGCCGGGCGAATGCCGTGAAGGTTACGCCGCAGCAGTGA
- the atpB gene encoding F0F1 ATP synthase subunit A, whose amino-acid sequence MTPQLLFTQFLNNHLAAPTTALLRAVHVQPVNASAPISNAVSMELLVFLLLVGYFAIVRSTLSVETPGGVQHLAEMTQEFVSEQSESIIGHGWEKFTSYLTALFLFILIANLMGLVPGLESPTANVTVPLGFALVTFLYYHYHGVRANGFSYIKQFLGPVWWLYPLLLPIEIISHCARVLSLTVRLYANMFAGDLLTLAFFSLVPVGIPLVFLGLHLGVAAIQAYVFTLLAMIYLSLAVAHDH is encoded by the coding sequence ATGACTCCTCAGCTTCTTTTTACCCAGTTTCTGAACAATCACCTCGCCGCGCCTACGACCGCGCTGTTGAGGGCTGTTCATGTGCAGCCGGTCAATGCCAGCGCTCCAATCTCGAACGCTGTTTCGATGGAGCTGCTGGTCTTCTTGCTGCTTGTGGGCTACTTCGCGATCGTGCGCTCGACCCTTTCGGTGGAGACGCCGGGTGGAGTGCAGCATCTCGCCGAGATGACGCAGGAGTTCGTCTCCGAGCAGAGCGAATCGATCATCGGGCATGGCTGGGAGAAGTTCACCAGCTACCTGACGGCACTGTTCCTGTTTATCCTGATCGCGAACCTGATGGGCCTGGTCCCGGGGCTTGAGTCCCCGACCGCGAACGTCACAGTGCCGCTGGGATTTGCACTCGTTACGTTCCTTTACTACCACTACCATGGCGTTCGTGCGAACGGCTTCAGCTATATCAAGCAGTTCCTGGGGCCGGTTTGGTGGCTCTACCCACTGCTTCTGCCGATCGAGATCATCTCGCACTGCGCTCGCGTGCTTTCGCTCACGGTTCGTCTGTACGCGAATATGTTCGCCGGCGACCTTTTGACGCTGGCGTTCTTCTCGCTGGTGCCGGTTGGCATTCCGCTGGTGTTCCTCGGGCTGCATCTTGGTGTGGCTGCGATTCAAGCGTATGTGTTTACGCTGCTGGCTATGATTTACCTGTCGCTGGCTGTTGCGCACGATCACTAG